CATTCTATCCGGGTATACAATCAGGTTTTTGTATAGGTTTTTTAATCTCTCAAGCATATAGTCAAGCACGATCGTTGCATCCGGTGCTATAACCCTCTCTACGGAGGAATGGCTGATATCCCTTTCATGCCATAAAGGGATGTTTTCAAGGGCGGAGATCGCATATCCATGAAGCAATCTTGCGAGTCCACAGAGGTTCTCTGAGGCAATCGGGTTTCTTTTATGAGGCATAGCTGAAGAGCCTGTCTGGCCTTTTTGAAAATATTCTTCTACCTCGCCAACTTCTGTTCTCTGGAGGTTCCTTATTTCCAATGCCATCTTTTCCGCTGATGAGCCTATAATAGATAAGATGGTAAAAAATTCTGCATGGTAATCCCTGGGTATTATCTGTGTAGAAATGGGTGCAGGTTTCAAGCCAAGTTTTTTACATACATATTCTTCAATAAAAGGCTGAGCATGGGCGAAGGTGCCCACTGCCCCGGAGATTTTCCCATAGCTAATACATTCTTTCGCCCTCTTCATGCGTTCAAGGTTTCTTCTCATTTCATCATAAAAGTGTGCCATTTTTAGTCCGAATGTAATGAGTTCCGCGTGTATGCCATGAGTTCTCCCTATCATAGGTGTGAGTTTGTACTGATAGGCCTTTTCTTTTAAAACGCCCATGAGGCTGGTGATATCTTCAATTAAAATATATGAAGCCTCTTTCAAAAGACAGGCAAAAGATGTATCGAGTATATCGGACGATGTGATACCCATATGTATATATTTTGAAGAAGGGCCTACAAATTCTGAGATACACTCAATAAAAGCTACAACATCATGTTTTGTTATCTGTTCTATCTCATGAATTCTGTTTATATCGAACCCAGCTTTTTCTTTGATAATTTTTAAATCTTCCCGGGGTATAAGAGATAATTCTGCATAAGCTTCACATATGAGTATCTCAATCTCAAGCCATTTCTTGAACTTATTCTCTTCCTCCCATATCTCTGCCATGCGTTTTAACGTGTATCGTTCAATCATGTGTTTATATTACCCGATGTATCTCATATTGTCAATTTTGAATATGAACCCTATCCAGGAATTTTTCTTCTCAACTTTGATAGGGGGAAAGGGGCGAAATAGAGGGAGTATGCTCTTTTTATCCCTTCCCAGGACGCCGGAGATGATAATGTATCCATGTTTTTTTACAAGATCCATTATCTTCTGCGAGTGATCGGTGAACGTTCTTATATCGAGGTTCGCCAATATAATATCGTATGTGCCATGAATGTCCTGTATGTCTGTGCAGATAAGCTCTATATTACGCATGTGGTTGAGGGAAATGTTCTTTTTTGCAGAGAGAACAGTATCTATATCATTGTCTATCGCAGTGATTTTCTTCGCACCGAGAAGATGGGCATAAAGTGAGAGTATTCCTGAGCCGCATCCGATATCGAGTACCTTTTTATCTTTTATATCTATAAGTTTCATAAGCTTAAACATAAGTTTCGTTGATTCGTGTCTTCCCGTTCCAAAAGCCATACCAGGTTCTATGATGATTGGCCTTTTCCCATACCTGTTCTTGCTCCATGGAGGCAAAATCATTATATTCTCAATTTTTATTGGACGGAAATATTTCCTGGTCAGTTCTGCATAATCCTGCAACTCTTCTTTTACCATATCTACCCCAACAACAGGTATCTTCAATTGGTTAAGGGTGTCCAGAAACATTTTAATATTTTCAGGATAGCATTTTATCAGGACATTGCTGCCCTTTTCCTCTATCCATATACCGGAGTTTGAGAGCGCATATAGTTCTTCTGGCAACAGTTCTTCAATGCCTTTTTCTACGAGGATCTCTACACGTGTTTTGTATGCTGGTGATGGTTGTTTCACAGAAAGAGGCTTTCCGTTTCTTTCAGCTTTGCCTTTTTAAAATATCCCTGTATCCACTGGTTATATGTATCCTTTGCTATCATAATTGTTTTTTCATCCGATATATCCTGGAGCAAAGTTAGAGCATATTCAGATGCTTTTTTCTCAACGGATATTATAATGTTTTTCCCTTCTACAGAGATATTTTTCAGGCCTATATGATTAGAGGCCAATATAGTGCAGTATGTTGTTTCAGCTTCTTCTCTTGAAAGGGATTCATAGTGTAAGAGGTGACCGTATTCATGGGCGATGAGAAGCGTTTCGTGAAGGTCATCTGAAAATTTTCCGGTGATAAGCGTAACCCCTTTTGTAGGATAACGCATAATCTTAAAACAACAAAAGTTTGTGTATTCTATGCTGCGGTTTATGTCTATCTGTACACTTTTGCTGATGAAAAGGCTGTATATTCTTTTTTTAATTTCTTCATACATCCGGGCTGATAATGTTTCCTGTTTTTGTTGTATCATAACCTGTAAAATCCCTTATGTGGTTTACAAGCGCTGATTGTTCAAAAAATGTTAAAAATGTTTTGACCTGATTACTGTAAAAGTGAGCCTTTGAAATAACCATATCAAATCTCTCGTTAAAGAGCGGGATGAATTCCAGGCCAAGTATATAGGCTATATGCTGGATACCAAATGCACTATCTGCTTCACCTTTCAATACGTTGAGACCTGCGTGTAAGTGAGATTCCACTTCAGCATTATAACCATTGATTGCGGACGCATCCATATGCTTCTCACTTAACAGGAAATCAAGGAGCAACCTTGTCCCTGATCCCTGGTTTCTGTTGATAAAGGTTACACCTTTGGTGGCAATGTCCTCAAGGCTGTGAATCCCTTTAGGGTTATTCTTTTGCAGGTAAATACCCTGTTCTCTCAGAAACAGATGAATTACTACATAATCATCTTTGCCGAGGTATCTATCAAGATACGACAGGTTATATTCTTTTTTTTCAATATCAAGAATATGGACGCACGATATCGTGGCGGAATTATTTTGCAACATTTTTAACCCATTTATACTTCCAATTGGTGCATAAAAGGCTATGCCTGTGTTTTTACTGTTATAAATATCAATGATTCTCCTGAGCAGGACATCATCGCTCCCTGCAATATATACGTGTTTTTCTCTTTCCGTATTTTCAAAAATCCATCTGTCAATAATTTCTTTTGCAAATGCGATTTTACCGCCAATCTTTATATGGGGTATTTTTGATTCCTGAACAAGCTTATATATCTTTTTTTCGTTTATCTTTAAATACTTTGATAATTCCCTGGTTGATATGATCTCCATATATGAAAAGTATATAGAAAAACAAAGACTTTTTCAAGTTTGAATTATAGTAATTATTAGTAATAATTGGTAACATTTAGTAAGTTTAAATGCTTATATTCTTGATTTTCCACACATATATCTTTATATTATATCCCTGTAAAGGATGAATTTAAAGGAGGCTCTCTATGAAGCATTGGTTTTTGGTTGGATTGTGTTGCTTGTTTTTTCTGTCTCCATTTCTATGTAGGGCTGAAGCTGATCACTATATTCTTTTAGCAAGCACAATCGGCCCCATTGATTCAGGTATTATGGATGTTTTAGAAAATCAATTCGAGAAGGAAACAGGTATTCGGGTTCGGCATGTTGGTGCAGGGACAGGAGCAGCCATGGATATTGCCCGGAAAGGGAATGTAGACCTTGTAATGGTTCATGCAAAGTCTCTTGAAGAGAAGTTCGTGAAGGAGGGATTCGGGACAGAGAGAATCGATTTTATGTACAACGATTTTGTAATAGTGGGTCCACCTGATGACCCTGCGGGGATAAAGGGGATGAGAGAATCCGTTGAAGCCCTGAAGAAAATATCTACAAGAGGTGCGACATTTATAAGCCGTGGGGATAAGTCCGGGACACATGTAGCAGAGATGATATTATGGGAAAAGGCAGGCATAAAACCATCAGGTTCATGGTATATAATTTATGAAAAAGGTGCAGAGGGGAATGTCCCCACCCTTCGTTACACAAATCAAAGAACGGCATATACGGTCATTGACAGGGCTACCTTTCTTGCCCTGCAGAAGGAGATTAAACTTGTGGTATTGGTGGAAAAGGATAAAGCACTCCTTAACTATATCAGCCTTATCCCTGTCAACCCGAAGAAGTTTGAAAGGGTTAATTATGAAGGCGTAATGACCTTTGTAAAATGGCTTATTGATCCAGAGAAAGGGCAGGCGATTATTAGAGATTTCGGGAAAGAAAAATATGGGAGTCCTCTCTTTTTCCCCAATTCTAAAGAGTGGAGGAAGCTGCATTAATCACAAATTATAAAATTAGGATTTTGTTTTCAGGGACTATATATATAAAGGAGGAAGGGTTATGAAACGAACAGCAGGTATATATCTGATTATATGGACAGCGGTTATATTATCCGGAGTTTTTGGGTTATCGTCTGAGTGCAGGGCAGAAAAAAATGTCATTCTGGCAACAACAACAAGCACCCAGGATTCCGGTCTTCTTGATGTGCTCATCCCTATATTTGAGAAGAGGACAGGCTATTTTGTGAAGACAATCGCTGTTGGTTCTGGTCAGGCAATGGCAATGGGTCAGAAAGGAGAAGCCGATGTACTTCTTGTCCATTCTCCTGATGCAGAGAAGAAATTCGTTACAGATGGCAGTGGTATTAGCCGGAGGCTTGTCATGCATAATGATTTTATTGTTGTTGGGCCGTCAGAGGACCAGGCGAAAATAAGAGGTATGAAATCTTCAGTCGAAGTTTTTAAAAAAATTGCCTCTTCCAGCAACCTGTTTATTTCAAGGGGGGATAATTCAGGGACACACTCCAAGGAAAAGACGATCTGGAAAGCAGCCAATATTAAGTATGAAGGGGAGAAATGGTATCAACAGACGGGTCTTGGTATGGGGCAGACACTCAATGTTGCCTCTGAGAAAAAGGCATATACACTTGCCGACAGGGGAACCTATCTGGCATTGAAGAAAAGGCTCGGTCTTGATATATTAGCTGAAGGGGATGCAGTTCTTTTAAATATTTATCATGTCATAGAGGTTAATCCTGCAAAATGGTCCAAGGTAAATGCAGCCGGTGCAAGGGCATTCGCAGATTTCATGATATCAAGGGAGGCACAGGGTATCATTAAAATCTTTGGAGTGGATAGGTTTGGATCGCCACTCTTCTTTCCAGATGCCGGCAAGAGAGCAGAGGAGCTGGGGAGCAGATGAGCAATATCATCGAGAAGAAGCATGGTTCTATGATCCGGACCTGCCGAAAAAAAGAGGATAGGAGGGTAGGATGGATCTGATTATTGAAGGAATAAAGAAGGCTTTCTATCTGTTAATTACCCTCGATGCAGAGGTGATGGGTATTACACTTCTTTCCCTTAAGGTTTCAGGGATTGCGACACTTATCAGTTTATTTATTGGTATCTCTGTCGGTACAATTGTTGCCCTTTCAGAATTTCCGGGAAAAAAGATAGTCGTAAGCCTTATTAATACAGGTATGGGGCTCCCACCGGTGGTGGTCGGTCTTTTCGTCACGATTTTTTTATGGAGAAACGGACCACTTGGTTTCTTGGGTATCCTTTATACACCAGTTGCGATGATTCTTGCACAGGCAATCATTGCCACCCCCATAGTAATGGGTATCACACTTGCTGCCATGCAGCAGCTACCAAAAAAACTCAGGCTTCAAATACTGGCACTCGGGGCTACTCGCTTGCAGATGATCTGGACGTTGATCAAAGAAGCCAGACTCCCATTGTTGGCTGCCATAATGGCAGGTTTTGGAGGTGTAATTTCTGAAATTGGTGCGTCAATTATGGTAGGTGGTAATATTAAGGGATATTCAAGGGTTCTAACCACAGCAACTGTTATGGAGACGAGTCGGGGCAACTTTGATATAGCCATTGCCCTTGGCATTATCCTTCTTTTATTAGCATATTTTATCAATCTGATTCTAACCCATGTCCAACAAAGGGTGAGACCGAGGTGAGTAACGAAGGACAAAGGACGAGATGAAACGGAGGGATGAAGGACGAGGGACGAGGGACAAAAAAGATTCTGCGTCCATCGTGTTAGCGAGTGGAGCGAGCGGTCGTCCAAGTGAGTTCCGCCAGTTGCGGGATGAGCGATCGTCCATCGTTTACTTGCTGGAAGCCAAGAACTTACATGTAGAGAGAGCAAGGGCAACCCTACTCGATGTTCCCGAACTCACAATCGGTGAGGGGGAGGTTCTATCCCTTATCGGTCCAAATGGAGCAGGGAAGACCACGCTCCTACATGCCCTGTGCTATTTATTAAAACCAATCAACGGTGAAATCTTCTTCAAAGGGCAGAGGGTTAATTCTGAATATCCTATTTTCGAATACCGGAGAAAACTGGCAATGGTCTTTCAGGAACCCTTGCTTTTTGATACTACTGTTTTCGGAAATGTAGCCTCAGGACTGAAATTCCGTCGAATGAAACGCTCTGAGATTAAAACCGCTGTTATGAAAAGCATGGAGATGTTTGGGATTGGTCACCTAAGTAACCGTTCTGCTCGAACACTTTCCGGGGGAGAGGCACAGAGAACCAGTCTGGCCAGAGCCTTTGCATTAAAACCAGAAATCCTCCTTCTCGACGAGCCTTTT
The window above is part of the Pseudomonadota bacterium genome. Proteins encoded here:
- the purB gene encoding adenylosuccinate lyase encodes the protein MIERYTLKRMAEIWEEENKFKKWLEIEILICEAYAELSLIPREDLKIIKEKAGFDINRIHEIEQITKHDVVAFIECISEFVGPSSKYIHMGITSSDILDTSFACLLKEASYILIEDITSLMGVLKEKAYQYKLTPMIGRTHGIHAELITFGLKMAHFYDEMRRNLERMKRAKECISYGKISGAVGTFAHAQPFIEEYVCKKLGLKPAPISTQIIPRDYHAEFFTILSIIGSSAEKMALEIRNLQRTEVGEVEEYFQKGQTGSSAMPHKRNPIASENLCGLARLLHGYAISALENIPLWHERDISHSSVERVIAPDATIVLDYMLERLKNLYKNLIVYPDRMQKNIEITRGLHHSEVIMLNLIKKGLTRQEAYKITQRVAMMCYENNLNFSVEVKNDKEIGKYLNKEEIENTTNNNHYFKYVDIIFDRVFR
- a CDS encoding 50S ribosomal protein L11 methyltransferase, whose product is MKQPSPAYKTRVEILVEKGIEELLPEELYALSNSGIWIEEKGSNVLIKCYPENIKMFLDTLNQLKIPVVGVDMVKEELQDYAELTRKYFRPIKIENIMILPPWSKNRYGKRPIIIEPGMAFGTGRHESTKLMFKLMKLIDIKDKKVLDIGCGSGILSLYAHLLGAKKITAIDNDIDTVLSAKKNISLNHMRNIELICTDIQDIHGTYDIILANLDIRTFTDHSQKIMDLVKKHGYIIISGVLGRDKKSILPLFRPFPPIKVEKKNSWIGFIFKIDNMRYIG
- a CDS encoding helix-turn-helix transcriptional regulator; the encoded protein is MEIISTRELSKYLKINEKKIYKLVQESKIPHIKIGGKIAFAKEIIDRWIFENTEREKHVYIAGSDDVLLRRIIDIYNSKNTGIAFYAPIGSINGLKMLQNNSATISCVHILDIEKKEYNLSYLDRYLGKDDYVVIHLFLREQGIYLQKNNPKGIHSLEDIATKGVTFINRNQGSGTRLLLDFLLSEKHMDASAINGYNAEVESHLHAGLNVLKGEADSAFGIQHIAYILGLEFIPLFNERFDMVISKAHFYSNQVKTFLTFFEQSALVNHIRDFTGYDTTKTGNIISPDV
- a CDS encoding substrate-binding domain-containing protein; protein product: MKHWFLVGLCCLFFLSPFLCRAEADHYILLASTIGPIDSGIMDVLENQFEKETGIRVRHVGAGTGAAMDIARKGNVDLVMVHAKSLEEKFVKEGFGTERIDFMYNDFVIVGPPDDPAGIKGMRESVEALKKISTRGATFISRGDKSGTHVAEMILWEKAGIKPSGSWYIIYEKGAEGNVPTLRYTNQRTAYTVIDRATFLALQKEIKLVVLVEKDKALLNYISLIPVNPKKFERVNYEGVMTFVKWLIDPEKGQAIIRDFGKEKYGSPLFFPNSKEWRKLH
- a CDS encoding substrate-binding domain-containing protein, whose amino-acid sequence is MKRTAGIYLIIWTAVILSGVFGLSSECRAEKNVILATTTSTQDSGLLDVLIPIFEKRTGYFVKTIAVGSGQAMAMGQKGEADVLLVHSPDAEKKFVTDGSGISRRLVMHNDFIVVGPSEDQAKIRGMKSSVEVFKKIASSSNLFISRGDNSGTHSKEKTIWKAANIKYEGEKWYQQTGLGMGQTLNVASEKKAYTLADRGTYLALKKRLGLDILAEGDAVLLNIYHVIEVNPAKWSKVNAAGARAFADFMISREAQGIIKIFGVDRFGSPLFFPDAGKRAEELGSR
- a CDS encoding ABC transporter permease is translated as MDLIIEGIKKAFYLLITLDAEVMGITLLSLKVSGIATLISLFIGISVGTIVALSEFPGKKIVVSLINTGMGLPPVVVGLFVTIFLWRNGPLGFLGILYTPVAMILAQAIIATPIVMGITLAAMQQLPKKLRLQILALGATRLQMIWTLIKEARLPLLAAIMAGFGGVISEIGASIMVGGNIKGYSRVLTTATVMETSRGNFDIAIALGIILLLLAYFINLILTHVQQRVRPR